The Streptomyces laurentii genome contains a region encoding:
- a CDS encoding hypothetical protein (identified by MetaGeneAnnotator; putative;~sequence version:1), which translates to MFVRTESLPQARQQHMTVRVHTPIGSAVVLWRGDPREADGQHLIEWTVDADINWGQNTRPAAATEPELRQEGDRVIMRGRLHLTDDGAAYLQMGHWSVLFDLASPIPSSMDESWAEISIGTKSVALYPYRT; encoded by the coding sequence ATGTTCGTCCGCACAGAGAGCCTGCCGCAGGCCCGGCAGCAGCACATGACAGTTCGGGTTCACACTCCCATCGGGTCCGCCGTGGTGCTCTGGCGCGGTGATCCGCGAGAAGCCGATGGCCAGCACCTCATCGAATGGACCGTCGACGCGGACATCAACTGGGGCCAGAACACCCGGCCGGCCGCTGCCACCGAGCCGGAGCTCCGGCAGGAAGGCGACCGGGTGATCATGCGTGGCCGCCTTCACCTGACCGACGACGGAGCCGCCTATCTCCAGATGGGTCACTGGTCCGTGCTGTTCGACCTGGCATCACCCATCCCCAGCAGCATGGACGAGTCCTGGGCGGAAATCAGCATCGGAACGAAAAGCGTCGCTCTTTACCCCTACCGAACCTGA